In the genome of Candidatus Margulisiibacteriota bacterium, the window GTTTCCAGCTCTTTTTTCTTCTGACTGATAATATCGTCATTACCGCTATTGGCGGCGTATAAAAAAGATATAAGAATAACACTCAGAACTGTCAGTCTCATTAATGTAAAACCTTTTTTCTTTTAGTCCTTTGAAAACTTATTGCGAACCTGTGAGCCTCATCCCGGACCTGTTGTAAAAATTGCAAACCGGGATGTCTTTTTTCTAATTTTACTCCATCCTTAAATTTCGGCAAGTAAAGCGTTTCCTCTTTTTTGGCTAACGACAAAATATCCCGGTCTTTTATTTTCAACTCGTCTAACGCGGATAAAGCAGCGTTCAACTGGCTTATCCCGCCATCAATAAGGACTAAATCGGGCCTTTGCCCCAGAGGCGTACTGCGAAAAAACCTGGAAACAACTTCGCGGATAGACGCATAATCATCGCTGTCTTCCACTGTCCTGATATTGTATTTTCTGTAATTATCTTTAACAGGCAGCCCGTTTTTAAAATAAACCATTGCTCCTACAATATTTGTACCGCCCAGATGAGAAATATCAATACCGATAACGGAATTGGGAGTTTTTTTCAAATCAAGCTCTTTTTTAAGCCGGCGGGCCACATCTGCATAAGAAATTTCATTTTTTATTTCCAGCTTTCTCTTTAATGTAAAATAAGCGTTATGCTTGAGCATTTCCATGATAGTCTGATGATAACTTTCCCGGGCTATGACCACGCGAACCTTTTGGCTTTTATAGTATTGAATAAAACTTTTATCCTCAACAGGAACATCCAGTACTATTTCATTAGGATAATCCGTATAAAGTGTATAAAACCTGTTAACACAATTCTTAATCAGTTCTTCCCTGTCCAGGACAAAATCGTTTTCCACATCAAAGCTGAAATTCTGAATTAAACAACCTTCTTTTACTCTGAATACCTGAAAGATAGATTGATCGTCATAGGAAAGCATACCAAAAAAATCGATATTTTTCTTGCTGTCGATATTCTCCATGCTCTGTTTTTCCTTGAGCATCCGGATTGCCTCAATCTGATCCCTGTACTTTACAGCTTCCTCATAATTCTGTTCACGGCTGGACTGCCGCATTCTTTCCTCCAGAATGAGGATGAGCCTGTTATACCGACCTTCCAGCAATAAGGTTATTTCCTTTACTTTGTCTTTGTACTGCTCGTAGGATATGGCTTTAATACATGGAGCTGTGCAGGAACCGATATGATAATACAAACAGGGGACTTTCTTTTTATGATAATTCTTACAACGTCTCAAACCGAAATGGTCACGAATTATATCCAGCAGATGATTTACCTGCACATGGGACACATAGGGACCGAAATACAGAGCATTGTCCTTTTCGCGAATTCTGGTCTTTATTACCCGGGGATAATCATCATCAAGTTCTATTTTCAGATAGGGATAGGTTTTGCTGTCTTTTAAGCGGGTATTATAACGCGGATAACACTTTTTTATGTACTGGTTTTCCAGAATATAAGCTTCTGTATCATTTTGTGTAATAATTACATCAATGTCTGTTATTCTTTGCAACAAACGCTCGATTTTCGGCATTTGCTCACGATTAAAGTAGCTGGTTACTCGTCTCTTCAGATTTTTGGCTTTGCCAACATAAAGGATTGTGCCCTCAGCATCCTTCATCAGATAAATGCCGGGCGATTGAGGAATAGTGCTGATTTCAATCAAAGAAGTCGGGGCTCTTTAATTATCAGATTGTTCTTCGGTTTTTTCTTCAGCTTTTTCTTCGGATTTCTCTTCTGATTTTTTTCTTTTAGTTCTTGGTTTTTTTGCTTCCTGCGGAGCCTCTTCAGCTTCAGCTTCTGCTGCTTCTACTTCTATATCAGCATCTTCCTCTATGGCCTTTGCCTTTGCCGCTTTTGCTCTTACAGGCTTTGCCACTTCCTCTTCATCTTCTTCTATTTTTTCCACTTTAACAATTACAGGAATAACCACGTCAACACCTGTATATAATTTAATTTTGGCTGAATACTGACCTGCGGTCTTGATATGAGTATTCAGTGCAACCTTTTTCTTGCTTATCTCCAGCCCTGTTTTTTCTTTAATCTGCTCAACAATCTGCTCTGTTGTAATACTACCGAAAATATGGCCTGTAATACCGGCTTTAGCTGTAAATTCACAAGATATTTTTTTAATCTGTTCAGCCTGGGTCTGATGTTCTTTACGTTCTTTTTCAATTTTTCTATTTTGCTGCGCAAGCGCGTTTTTCATAACCGACAAATTGCTTTCAGAAGCAACCAACGCTTTTTTATTCGGCAACAAATAGTTTTTCGCAAAACCTTTTTTAACAGTGACAACAGTTCCTTTGTCTCCTAATTTAACATCATCTTCAAGTAATATTACTTTCATTTATTTAACCTCCGATATTCAGGGATTTCTCAAAATTCCCTTTTTACAATTTATAAATTTTTATCGACAGACTAATCAAGAACAGTCGGAACAAGCCCGATAATCCTGGCTTTTTTTATCGCTCTGGCCAGAGACCTTTGATGTTTGGGACATAGTCCGGTAAGTCTGCGCGGGCCGATTTTGCCCCGGTCTGTCATATTTCTTTTTAAAATATTTGTATCTTTATAATCAATACCTTCCATATTAGCCGCGCACATAGCGCATGGTTTTCTTTTTATTCTTCTAAATTTAACCTGTCGATTGTTATTATTACCTGAATCTCTCTTGTCTCTGCTCAAATTCGGCCTCCTTTATTTTATTGTTTTATTTGATTAAAAAGGAATTTCATCGTCACCGGCTGATTCTTTGGGACTATTGTCCGCTGCTACATCACCGGCTTCAGTAGTTTTCCTTGATAAAATCTGCACATTATCAGCCAGTACTTCGGCTGTCATTCTTGTTTTACCTTCCTTTTCGTAGGAATCAACCTGCAAACGGCCTTCAACTGCTACTGTTTTACCTTTGGTTAAATACTCACCGGCAAATTCAGCCAGCTTTCTCCAGGTCAGTATCCTGATAAAATCAGCTTCCTGGTTATCCGCAGATTTAAATCTGCGGTTGACCGCGATTGTAAAACGGGTTACAGGAATACCTGCTGTTGTAAACCTCATTTCCGGATCACGTGTTAAATTGCCTATCAAAAACACCTTATTATACATATCTCTTACCTCTTACCCCTTATCTCTTTTCACTTATCCCTAAAAAGGAATATCATCCTCGGTTGTTTCTTCTTTAACTTCTTCTTTGGTTTCAGCTTTATGCGCGCCTGCATTTTTACCGGTCATGGGCGCGGTGTAATTAGCCACTACTTCAGTAATCCAGGTACGATCGCCGGCTTTATCATCCATGGTACGCACTTGTATGCGTCCTTCCACCAATACCAGCATATTTTTTTTGAAATCGTTGGCATCTTGTTCGGCGAGCTTGCCCCAGCTCACTATATTAATAATATCGGTTTTATTGTTCTGGGCAAACGGCCTGTCTACCTCCAATGCGTATTTGGTTAGAGAAGTACCTTCTGTAGTTACCCTGATTTCCGGGTCTGCTGTAAGTTTTCCTATCAATACAATTTTATTTAATGAACTCATAATCCTTATGCAGCCTTAACTTCCTCTGTTTTTACCTCAACAACTCTGGATATCATATGACGAATAATAGAATCGTCAATTTTCATGGCATAATTTAACTTCTCAATATTATGTTTGTCGTCAACAAAATTAATCAGGACATAGTAAGCATCCAGTAATTTTTTGAACTTGGCGAACTTGACCATTACTTCTCTTTCGCCCCATTTTTCCGCGCCCACGAACTGGCCGTTATTCTCATTAATAAATTTTTCATACTTTTTTAAAAGTTCGTCAATTTTTTCATCAGAAAGTTCAGGTTTTATTAAAATTATCGCTTCATATTTCATGTAATTACTCCTTGGTATAAATATAATCTGCTTCTTTAAAGAAAGAGCAAACGTGATTATAGCATACCTTTTTTTGGCTGGATAGAGTGCTCCTAACCGAGAATCCACAGAACCGGACCTCATCACTAATCATACTGGTAATAAGCAGCGCAAGCTCCTTCGCTGGAAACCATGCAAGCGCCTACCGGAGAGGCCGGTGTGCAGACTTTTCCGAACAGTTTACATTTTTTTGGGGTAATGAGACCTTTTAAAACATCACCGCATACACAACCTTTATTATAAACCGTCTTTTCCGCCTTTACATCAATGTTAACTTCCACGTCAAACTCTTTGAACTCCGGCTTCATTTTCAAGCCGCTATTCTTGATAATGCCAAGCCCTCTCCACAAGTCGTCCCCGGGCTGAAAAACTTCGTTCATTATTTGCCGGGCCAGCAAATTACCTTCGGGCTTCACAGCTCTTTTATATTGAATTTCCACAGCAGGTTTGCCGGCTTCAAACTGCTTAACCAGCATAAGTATTGTCTGCAGGAGATCTACAGGCTCGAAACCTGAAACCACACAACCCACTTTGAATTTCCTGGGGAAAGGCTCATATATGCCGGCACCTGTAATTGTAGACACATGTCCGGGACAGATATAGCCATCTATTTTTACACCCTCATTGATTAAAGCTTCCATAGCCGGAGGCATAAGCTTGTGCGCGCTGTATACATAATAGTTTTTTACTTTTTCTGCCCTGGCCTGTTCTATAGATGCGGCCACGGTTGGAGCAGTGGTCTCAAATCCAATTCCCAGAAAAATAATTTTCTTCCCGGGATTTTCCTGGGCCAGAGATACAGCATCAGAGGGAGTATAAACCATGCGGATATCACTGCCCTGTGCTTTTTCTCCGGCCAGAGTTGAACTTGAGCCGGGAACACGCATCAGGTCCCCGAAGGTAGTTATAATAACATCCTTTACTCTGCTGAAAGCAATAGCGGTATCTATATATTTCTGATCAGTTACACAAACCGGACAACCCGGACCGGACAATAGTGTAATATTTTCAGGCAGAAGACTTTTCAGGCCAAACTTATGAATAGCCATGGTGTGACCGCCACAAATTTCCATGAGCCTTACAGGTTTTTTGGAAACCGTTTTTATCTCGTTTATAAGCGTTTGAACTAATTGTTGATTGCGAAATTCATCAATATATTTCATGCCGCCTCACCCTGTCGCTTCCGCGACATCCCTCTCCACTGGTGGAGAAGGAAAAATCGTAAAATTATTAAAAAATAAACAAGCTAGCTAGAACATATTTTTCATTCTATCATTTCTCTGATCAGATTAAGTGTTTCCCTGGCTTCCGCAGGATCAATTTTCTCTATAGCATACCCGGAATGCAGCAAAACAAAATCGCCGACTTTGACCTTTTTCATAAGGTCAAGCCTGATATTAACTTTGGTCCCGCCCACACTGGCAACAGCTTTTTTTTCTTCAATACTTATTATTTCAGCCGGAATACTAAGACACATATGCGCAGTATTATACTCATGTTGCTTATGATTGTGAAACTATTTTTAAGGTAGCACAGTTACTATTTTAAAAAGGCAACCCGTCATCTTTATCCTCCCCGAACAACCTTTCCACGCCTGCTGCAAAAAGCAGTATCGGTGATAGCAAAAGCGTAATAGGATCTTTCCAAATAGATTTGAATAAGTAAGAAAAAGTCTTTCTGTCAGTAGGAACTTTATAGCCTTTAGCATAATTTTTACGCCAATTGTTCATGATTGTAAAACTATCGGAGTTGGCGGTAACTATATCGTTAGGCTCAGATAGATCAACCAGGATGTTTTCATTACCGTTATAATATCTAGTATGTAAAGATATGGTTATCTTCTGATAATTATTTCTTTCCGCGTCCTTCAGCAATTCCATGATCAACCTGTCCGGGATCAATAATTTTTGATAACGTTCTTTGTCCATCTCCAGATTAGCACGAACTTCAGGCTTATCAATTTTTGTTATAAATCTGTGCAACACCAAAATGTCAGGTCTGGCCAGTATTGTAAATACCTTTTCATGCCCTTTGATTTTCAGCTCCAGTTCATAAGAATTCCCCCCTCTCCAGATCAGCTCCTCTCTTTCGATTTCAATACCATAATGCTTGCCGCTCTCCCCCAATAAAATTGTATTTTGAACTTCTGTTGTTTTAAAAATTTGAGATGATTCTGATCTCGCCATTATTCCAAGTTCCTGCAGATACTTAACAATTTTCCCGAAAGTAACCTCAGTATTGCTCGAAAAATTTTGCAGGCATTGCCAGAGACCGATTTTATTTGCCGCGATATTTCCTCCAGACGGCTTTTTATCCGTAGCAAGAAATTGTAACTCCGGCAAAATGGCGAAAACTTCACGCAATCCTTTTCCACCTTGCAGCATATGAACATTTGCCATCAATTCATTGAGGTTGTCTTTAATTTCGGGAAGTAATACTTTCCCATCGTAAATATCTCTTAACAGAGAGAAAAGTTTTCCCTGTTCTTTAGAAAAGGTTGGTTTAGTTCTCAATTGATTAATCGCTAATATTTTATTCATTTTATAATTTACAGACCTGAATCCGCAGGTTTATCTAGCATGCCATGAAAAAAAATCATAATTGGGTTCCTGGTAATTTTATATCCTTTTTTGTAATTTTTACGCCAATTGGACAAAATTCGTACTTTTGTATGTTCAGTGAGCGTGGCTTCTTTCGGATTATGTAAATTAACAAATATATTATTACTTTCAATATTAATATAAATTTCCCGATAACCCTTTTGCCTGGCAAAGGAAACTAACTCGAATATAAATTGATCCGGGACCAATAAATTTATATAATAATCTTTATCTGTTTCCAGCTTATCACGATATTTTTGATCAACTTTGGCGAGAAATTTATGCAGGACCATAATATTGGGTTTACTCCAAATCAAAAAAGGGTCCTGGTGATCTTTGATTTTTATTATCAAACCCAGACCTTTTTTTTCTCCCAGGGATGTTATGTCTTCCTTAACTACTTTGATGCCATATTTGTTGTAGGTATTTAATAAAACAACATCATTAGCTACAGGGTTATGGCTTGTTGTATCTTGAATTTTTTCATCGGGTTTAATTTCTATTATTCCCAGTTCCTGAAGATACTTAATAATTTTTCCGAAAGCAACATCAATATTGTTCGAAAAATTCTGCAGGCATTGCCAAAGACCGACTTTATTGGGCTCTATATTTTCAGTAGGTTTTGAGCCATTTACTAAGTATTGCAAGCCTTCAATGCGACCAAATACCTCTTTCAATCCCTTGCCGCTTTTTTGGGAATAAATTACAGCCATCAATTCTTTGAGCCTGATTTCTTCCTCTGTGGAAATCATTTTTCTCCCCGAAATATTTGTTAGCAAATAAAGCAAGAACTCCTGTTCTATAGACAAACTCTTCTTTTTATTCGGGTTGTTAATTGCCAATATTTTATTCATTTGCATAGTGATACATTTTTTACAAAAGCAAAATTTCTTACATCAATGTATCGTTTGCCGAATTATTAAGTTTCAGTTAGTTTTGCTCAGAAGATTTTTGCCGGAAAAAGTTTATATTCCGGCTGCGCCAATCGCTATCTGCCCCAGAGCAATCCCGCCGTCATTGGTTGGAACAAGCTCATGACTATATACTTCAAACTTTTCTTTTTTTAACCCTATTTCCGTATTTTCGAGCAGGTATCTGTTTTGGAAACAACCTCCGGAGAGAACTATCTTGTTTATAGCGGTATCTCTTCTTATTTTTTTTGCAACTTTAATTATCATTTTGATAACAGTATTGTGAAACTTCAGAGAAATAAAAGCATTTTCCACACCTCTCTGCAAATCTTCAACTATAGCTTTTATCATAGGCCTTAAATCGATTGTATTTCCAAGTTGATACGAATAAACTTCACCGATTCTCCCTCCTCTTCCTTCCTCCTTCTCCCTTCTTCCTTCTTCCTTCATCCTTCCTCCCTCAGAGCCCCGAGCCTGATTCATCTCAGCCTCAAGCAACATAGCCGCTTCCGCCTCGTACCTGGATTCCAGACAAATACCGAGAAGCGCTGACACAGCATCAAAAAGCCTGCCCATGCTGGAAGTAAGCGGACAATTAATGTTTTTATCCATCATGGTCAAAATAGCATCTATTTTCTGCATTTTTATTTTGTTAACTACAGGAATATTCAGTTTTAAGAAGTCTTTTCCGTAACTATGATAAAGATAAGCCACCGCCATGCGCCACGGTTCTTTTATGGCCAGCTC includes:
- the hypD gene encoding hydrogenase formation protein HypD — translated: MKYIDEFRNQQLVQTLINEIKTVSKKPVRLMEICGGHTMAIHKFGLKSLLPENITLLSGPGCPVCVTDQKYIDTAIAFSRVKDVIITTFGDLMRVPGSSSTLAGEKAQGSDIRMVYTPSDAVSLAQENPGKKIIFLGIGFETTAPTVAASIEQARAEKVKNYYVYSAHKLMPPAMEALINEGVKIDGYICPGHVSTITGAGIYEPFPRKFKVGCVVSGFEPVDLLQTILMLVKQFEAGKPAVEIQYKRAVKPEGNLLARQIMNEVFQPGDDLWRGLGIIKNSGLKMKPEFKEFDVEVNIDVKAEKTVYNKGCVCGDVLKGLITPKKCKLFGKVCTPASPVGACMVSSEGACAAYYQYD
- a CDS encoding carbamoyltransferase HypF, producing the protein GYAPSVVTLNGMNVEGLIAVGAEQKNCFAVGKGNEIILSQYIGDLKNNETFDFFKESLQRFLRLFRVKPARVIHDLHPDYLSTEYANSIKLPALAVQHHYAHIASCLAEHGLRENVIGISLDGTGLGADGNIWGGEFLTADLQGFERLAHLDYVQTPGGELAIKEPWRMAVAYLYHSYGKDFLKLNIPVVNKIKMQKIDAILTMMDKNINCPLTSSMGRLFDAVSALLGICLESRYEAEAAMLLEAEMNQARGSEGGRMKEEGRREKEEGRGGRIGEVYSYQLGNTIDLRPMIKAIVEDLQRGVENAFISLKFHNTVIKMIIKVAKKIRRDTAINKIVLSGGCFQNRYLLENTEIGLKKEKFEVYSHELVPTNDGGIALGQIAIGAAGI
- the rpsF gene encoding 30S ribosomal protein S6; this encodes MKYEAIILIKPELSDEKIDELLKKYEKFINENNGQFVGAEKWGEREVMVKFAKFKKLLDAYYVLINFVDDKHNIEKLNYAMKIDDSIIRHMISRVVEVKTEEVKAA
- a CDS encoding HypC/HybG/HupF family hydrogenase formation chaperone; amino-acid sequence: MCLSIPAEIISIEEKKAVASVGGTKVNIRLDLMKKVKVGDFVLLHSGYAIEKIDPAEARETLNLIREMIE
- the uvrC gene encoding excinuclease ABC subunit UvrC — encoded protein: MIEISTIPQSPGIYLMKDAEGTILYVGKAKNLKRRVTSYFNREQMPKIERLLQRITDIDVIITQNDTEAYILENQYIKKCYPRYNTRLKDSKTYPYLKIELDDDYPRVIKTRIREKDNALYFGPYVSHVQVNHLLDIIRDHFGLRRCKNYHKKKVPCLYYHIGSCTAPCIKAISYEQYKDKVKEITLLLEGRYNRLILILEERMRQSSREQNYEEAVKYRDQIEAIRMLKEKQSMENIDSKKNIDFFGMLSYDDQSIFQVFRVKEGCLIQNFSFDVENDFVLDREELIKNCVNRFYTLYTDYPNEIVLDVPVEDKSFIQYYKSQKVRVVIARESYHQTIMEMLKHNAYFTLKRKLEIKNEISYADVARRLKKELDLKKTPNSVIGIDISHLGGTNIVGAMVYFKNGLPVKDNYRKYNIRTVEDSDDYASIREVVSRFFRSTPLGQRPDLVLIDGGISQLNAALSALDELKIKDRDILSLAKKEETLYLPKFKDGVKLEKRHPGLQFLQQVRDEAHRFAISFQRTKRKKVLH
- a CDS encoding single-stranded DNA-binding protein; the protein is MSSLNKIVLIGKLTADPEIRVTTEGTSLTKYALEVDRPFAQNNKTDIINIVSWGKLAEQDANDFKKNMLVLVEGRIQVRTMDDKAGDRTWITEVVANYTAPMTGKNAGAHKAETKEEVKEETTEDDIPF
- the rpsR gene encoding 30S ribosomal protein S18; translated protein: MSRDKRDSGNNNNRQVKFRRIKRKPCAMCAANMEGIDYKDTNILKRNMTDRGKIGPRRLTGLCPKHQRSLARAIKKARIIGLVPTVLD
- the rplI gene encoding 50S ribosomal protein L9, encoding MKVILLEDDVKLGDKGTVVTVKKGFAKNYLLPNKKALVASESNLSVMKNALAQQNRKIEKERKEHQTQAEQIKKISCEFTAKAGITGHIFGSITTEQIVEQIKEKTGLEISKKKVALNTHIKTAGQYSAKIKLYTGVDVVIPVIVKVEKIEEDEEEVAKPVRAKAAKAKAIEEDADIEVEAAEAEAEEAPQEAKKPRTKRKKSEEKSEEKAEEKTEEQSDN
- the ssb gene encoding single-stranded DNA-binding protein; protein product: MYNKVFLIGNLTRDPEMRFTTAGIPVTRFTIAVNRRFKSADNQEADFIRILTWRKLAEFAGEYLTKGKTVAVEGRLQVDSYEKEGKTRMTAEVLADNVQILSRKTTEAGDVAADNSPKESAGDDEIPF